The following proteins are encoded in a genomic region of Arachis stenosperma cultivar V10309 chromosome 4, arast.V10309.gnm1.PFL2, whole genome shotgun sequence:
- the LOC130975888 gene encoding F-box/kelch-repeat protein At3g06240-like produces MDNNQKSINDLPLELFQAILLRVQAKDLFRLKFVSKLWFSLISDSNFVELHLHHSSEFAPSFFFNKNNEEARLVDLNALYNEDAEILHAAIKDVPLPFGNNKKERDSYYFVVLGSCRGFVFLHREPGFIIIWNPVTGSCKKISYGYSIKKNAILYGVAYDASNDDYLIVIAAKRYRIDCFSLRTNSWIKIDAVFPFPISILRQCLFCSPGLFFNGAIHWLIIQDSYYKDMLIFDVKERSFSTIALPEKEHVGTLSDLVILGECLALYFLSCNNGKKTRIWVMKEYKVQSSWTLYEIHNICMIPLALSSNGSDFIMLDTKSDKIHKYNLEGELLQCFQHYSVVIHGGFFGRCTVYTESLATLPNNN; encoded by the coding sequence ATGGATAATAACCAGAAGAGCATCAACGATCTTCCTCTGGAGTTGTTCCAAGCAATCTTATTGAGGGTGCAGGCCAAAGATCTATTCCGTCTCAAGTTTGTTTCTAAGCTATGGTTTTCTCTCATCTCCGATTCAAACTTCGTGGAATTACATCTTCACCACTCTTCCGAATTCGccccttcattcttcttcaacAAGAACAATGAGGAGGCTCGCTTGGTTGACCTAAATGCACTATACAATGAAGACGCTGAAATTCTTCATGCTGCAATAAAAGATGTCCCTCTCCCTTTTGGGAATAATAAGAAGGAACGCGACTCCTACTATTTTGTTGTTCTTGGATCCTGCAGAGGATTTGTATTCTTGCACCGTGAACCGGGTTTTATTATCATATGGAACCCAGTGACTGGATCCTGCAAAAAAATATCTTACGGTTATAGTATTAAAAAGAATGCGATTCTGTATGGTGTTGCTTATGATGCATCAAATGATGATTACTTGATAGTAATAGCTGCTAAGAGATACCGCATTGATTGCTTTTCATTGCGGACCAATTCATGGATCAAAATTGATGCTGTATTCCCCTTCCCCATATCTATACTCAGGCAGTGTTTGTTTTGCTCTCCGGGGTTGTTCTTCAATGGAGCTATACATTGGTTGATTATTCAAGATAGCTATTACAAAGATATGCTAATCTTCGATGTGAAAGAAAGGAGTTTCTCAACGATAGCTCTGCCTGAAAAGGAACATGTGGGGACGTTGTCTGATCTGGTGATATTAGGAGAGTGTCTAGCTTTGTATTTCTTAAGCTGCAATAATGGCAAGAAAACTAGGATATGGGTGATGAAGGAATATAAAGTGCAGTCATCTTGGACTCTCTATGAGATTCATAACATATGTATGATTCCTCTGGCCTTATCATCCAATGGCAGTGATTTTATTATGCTAGATACCAAAAGTGATAAGATCCACAAGTATAATCTTGAAGGAGAGTTGCTTCAATGTTTTCAACACTATTCTGTTGTGATTCACGGTGGCTTCTTTGGAAGGTGCACTGTGTATACAGAGAGTCTCGCCACACTCCCCAACAACAACTGA